A single window of Candidatus Cloacimonadota bacterium DNA harbors:
- the gpmA gene encoding 2,3-diphosphoglycerate-dependent phosphoglycerate mutase — protein MYKIVLVRHGESIWNKENLFTGWTDVDLSEKGVREARIAGQRLAAAGFEFDEAWTSVLKRAIRTLWLVLDEMDLMYLPIHKDWRLNERHYGALQGLNKAETAAKYGEEKVMTWRRSFDVPPPALELTDPRHPGFDPRYAGLEKDRLPLCESLKDTCERAMPFWDEVIVPRLKAGRRMIVSAHGNSLRAIVKNLDGISDADIVGLNIPTGIPLVYEFKSDLSVAKRYYLADADELAQAQKVVADQGKAKE, from the coding sequence TGTATAAGATAGTGCTTGTCCGCCACGGCGAAAGTATTTGGAACAAGGAAAACTTATTCACCGGCTGGACCGACGTGGACCTTTCCGAAAAGGGCGTCCGGGAAGCAAGGATCGCCGGACAGCGCCTGGCCGCGGCGGGCTTTGAATTCGACGAAGCCTGGACCTCCGTGCTCAAACGCGCCATCCGCACCCTCTGGCTGGTGCTTGACGAGATGGATCTCATGTATCTGCCCATCCACAAAGACTGGCGCCTCAACGAACGCCACTACGGAGCCTTGCAGGGGCTCAACAAAGCCGAGACAGCCGCCAAATACGGGGAAGAGAAGGTGATGACCTGGCGCCGCAGCTTCGACGTTCCTCCGCCCGCACTGGAACTTACCGACCCGCGCCATCCGGGCTTCGACCCCCGCTACGCCGGTCTCGAGAAAGACCGGCTTCCCCTCTGCGAATCGCTGAAAGACACCTGCGAACGCGCCATGCCCTTCTGGGATGAGGTGATCGTCCCCAGGCTGAAGGCCGGGCGAAGGATGATCGTTTCCGCCCACGGCAACAGCCTCCGCGCCATCGTTAAAAACCTCGACGGGATCAGCGACGCGGATATCGTCGGCTTGAACATCCCCACCGGCATACCGCTGGTTTATGAATTCAAATCCGACCTGAGCGTGGCAAAACGCTATTACCTGGCCGACGCGGACGAGCTGGCCCAAGCCCAAAAAGTGGTGGCTGACCAGGGCAAGGCCAAAGAATAG